The sequence AGCAGCTGCGCCGTACCACCGAGCAGGAAATTCTCAATTCCCGGATTCTGCTGGGTTTTGGCAAGGGTGATTGGGGGCATGCCATTGAGGCGCGTGCCAACCAGGGCAAGGAGGGGGAGACGACGACGGCCGAGCGCTATCAGCTCAATTTCAAGAGCGAATACAATATTGACGACAACGACTACGTTTTCGCGGCCGTCAATTCCGAGAAAAACCGTATCGACAATATTGATCTGCGCACGGTGGAAGCGCTGGGTTATGGTCGTCGCCTGATGCGAACCGATCGTCAACAACTGGATACCGAGGTCGGTCTGGGTGCCCGCCAGGTTCGTTTCCGTGATGATCTGCCCACTGAGCGCACCGAGATTCTGCGTCTTGGTCTCGACTACGATCTGAAGATGAGTGATTCCGCTCGTCTCAGCCAGACCATCCAGGTGGATCGAGCCCTGGACAGCGAAGAGAATACCCGTTCCGAGTCCATCACCTCCGTTTCGGCCTCGCTGGTGGGGGAGCTGGCTCTCACCCTTTCGCTGGAATTCATTCATAACAGCCAGCCTGCATCCCCGGATATCCCGCGCACCCAGACGGTGACCAGCGTGGGCCTGAGCTACAGTTTCTGAATTGTCATGAGCCATTACCAGCGCCATGCCTTCTTCTGCACCAATCAACGCCGTGACGGCCGGGCCTGTTGCGGGGATCATGGTGCCTCGGAACTGCGCAAGTACGCTCGGGATCGCCTCCGGGCGCTGGATTTGTCAGGCCCGGGTGGTGTGCGGGCTTCCGCAGCCGGTTGCATGGATCGCTGCTCGGAGGGCCCGGTGATCGTCGTCTACCCGGAAGGTGTCTGGTACACCTACCTGTCACGGGATGACGTCGACCGGATCATTGACGAGCATCTGATCGCCGGGCGCCCGGTGGACGATCTCCGAATCTGATATTTCCCTGGCCCGCGGGCCTTATTTTCCGGGGTGCGGGGCTTGCGGAGCGTCCGGGGCCGCTGTA comes from Natronospira bacteriovora and encodes:
- a CDS encoding DUF481 domain-containing protein, coding for MRQSGALKALVPFVLMVPFSAQAGTDSIWGTVERPDEGEVAMNEEILNGVRFGGRAELSYQQLRRTTEQEILNSRILLGFGKGDWGHAIEARANQGKEGETTTAERYQLNFKSEYNIDDNDYVFAAVNSEKNRIDNIDLRTVEALGYGRRLMRTDRQQLDTEVGLGARQVRFRDDLPTERTEILRLGLDYDLKMSDSARLSQTIQVDRALDSEENTRSESITSVSASLVGELALTLSLEFIHNSQPASPDIPRTQTVTSVGLSYSF
- a CDS encoding (2Fe-2S) ferredoxin domain-containing protein; translated protein: MSHYQRHAFFCTNQRRDGRACCGDHGASELRKYARDRLRALDLSGPGGVRASAAGCMDRCSEGPVIVVYPEGVWYTYLSRDDVDRIIDEHLIAGRPVDDLRI